Within Ipomoea triloba cultivar NCNSP0323 chromosome 9, ASM357664v1, the genomic segment TCAAATTGAATCCATGTTGGCGACACCTAAGCATTAACCGGCAGCATAGGTAATAAATGGGCTTAATTGCATCTTTTTACCGGTTTAAGGGACATATATGAAGCTTATTTTACTTAGGGGGTTAATTGCACTATCCGGTTCACTTAGGGGGTtgatttgaccctttttcctaaaaaataacatatttaagaatttaattgtatttttttaaagttaaacgtctaattaattttttatataaagtttaGAGTTGAATTTGACCCTTTCCCTATATTATACAATTTCTAAATTCTGATTTCAATTTCTATACAAAAGCATTGTACTTGGCACTAAGATACGTGCAAGTTCATAAGATTTGTTGTAGGCAAGATCAAGGGGTggaatgaatataatatacttaTCACCAATCACAATACTGCCCAAAATTcgaaaagaataaaataaagagggcaatggagttttttcttttagtactattaactctgttacactggaatatctgttcataactactttctcaatcaaatgAAGCACGAAGAGTCAAGGAacagctactttctcaactaaatgaagcacaaagagtcaatatcatcttcactgaggctcgaacccactcctctCATGTGGGGACAATGGAGTTAAGCAACACAACGCATCGATGAACGCATACCACTATTGAGAAGGAAGAGATCAAATATCAGAACCAATATAATTAGAATCAATCTTATCAACACTATACACGTATATATAAAAACACGATATATATAAAGTGTGCGGTGCCAAATGAGAATGAATAAACCTGTTGTTATATGGCCTAGCtagaacaatatatatacatttcaaGATCGAATATATATGGcctaatcaatatttttttggtcTTGTGTTTGTTGTTTTTCATGTTTGTAAACAAAGagataatgaaaagaaaagtaGGGAGGAAGTGGACACATGGTTGCGGACAAAGGCCAGACATACCCATCCACTCCCTTCCATATTACTCCATCACCTCACTCCCCAAGGTTCCACACCGCTGTTCCCCATATTCATATGCatatgcataatatatattgtatacttTCATAACCCCTTGCCTTACATTTCGCCAAATACTACTCTACAGTAGCATCCATAATCGCGCTTGCTCAATTCCTGTTACCACTCTATCATTACCCCCACTAGCCCACTAGGTATAGatgtataatatacatattaattaattattttatttttcttactaaaaataaaataaacaggatattttcatcatatcaagtgattaaaattaatcacaaagtatattttagaataatttttagGATATTTTGAAGTATATATACTCTGTGCTTTACAAAGTTGTATTCTCTCTAATcccaatatatatacttttagcAAAGCacaatttacaattattttacAAATCAATCACCATTGTAAaatttaccatatatatatgattatatgttATGCATCTAATCATAAATATACGTACACTTTCTATGGTAGTGAtttatttttgggtgacaaTGAAAGCTTATAGTCATTATTTGAGGGTGTGCACGGGATAAATCTTGTTCGTTTATAATAGCTTGCAAATCACAAGGGAAAGGTAAATCGCATTAGAAAAACATCGTGAAATAAGATGATCGACCAAAATGATGTTTACATGaaatcaaactcgtgacctttaATTACGGGAATCATGCatatattaactactttgaATATTCCTTTCGGGAGTATGCTAGTGATTTGTTGCATATTCTAAGGGTATATGTATCTCGAATGTTTTAAGTAATTttctaaaacattttttttgtggTCCACCATTCCACATGGATCAATACTCAATATCGACCCCCTTCCTCGAATGCTTATAGGATTTTTTTGTAGAGTCTACCACTCCAAATCATCTAACCTTATTACTATACcctatttattataatttcaacttttaattataattataaaagtacAACATCAATAATAACTTAGAAACGAAAAGTAGGTAAGATTAATATTTAGAGACAAACtctacaattaccttataacttagggacgaaaaatacaatttttcctacaattaattaacaataaattaaacaagCAAAAAGAATATAATCAAAAGTAGTAAGTAAATAATTTAAGGCATTTAAACCTATAAATTCTTTAAGACCGCATCCACCTCAAAGATATATGTCACAATAACACAATTCGATAAGCTTATGTTGGTAGAAACTCCTAATACATTTGatagatttaattaacccgAGTAGTCTGAATTAATAAACCCGCCGATAAGATTTAAGAGGTTGACAAGTTAGGATAGAACAATGAACATGATAACAATAGGACAAAAGTGGATAATCTCGGGGATTAAACTTGTATTAATGATAACAACACTATTACAAGGAGAAATCGgtgtaataacaagacaagaATACTATTCAGACAAATCGTGTCCTAACTAGACAAGTCGGAGTGTTTTTATACTAGCTTTGTCCTAACAAACCCGGAGAAGACATCGTCAACCGAGACCCAAAGCCCCGGCCGAGCACGAGGCTCGGCCTCGGTTGTGCCCGGGTCGGCCCACGCCATTTCTCAGGTCTCAACAACACTCGCCCCGGCCCTTGACCCATGACGGGTCCGTTCATGATTTATCCATCAACATTCTTTAGAAACTTAATTCTTGTTATAAATACTTTATTGATAACCATTAAACTTGAGACACTTTATTTGCCTTCTACttattacattatttatgttAAAGAATATGAAAGGTTGTATGAATTAGTATAAATTGATGGTGAAGGCTTAATGAAATGGATCTTGAAGATATTATGTTATTTTGCTCTACATCTTGTGTTACTCTTTTCTCTCTACTCTTCCATTCCATtttgcaatattgttcatacgTACAATCGACGTGTTACCGTACAACTATCACACGGAAACTGAGTTAATTAGAAGGCTAAATTACAACAATCCTAAGAACTATCTATCAATTattgacatttatcaatttttatatcCATTTTCAATTGGTCCATAAATGAtccattatttaataaatattaaatttaaggaTAATGTAAAAATTGACTTGTTGTTAAGATAGTTAATTTGGTTtcataaatttaaaacaatgGGTTTATCATTAATGGGAATGTGAAGAACAAAAATTTTGCattagcatgtttggtaaaatataatagttagcttatcagtcaattttgacttatttgacaactattagttatttgacttggttaaaaagtGTTTGGTTAGTCAgcttttgtaacttcaaaatgctaaaattcaaaaagatgcttaaaacaactttttcaattagctttttgagaaaagaaattataccaaacaactatcaactaacaactaatttaatttacaaaacacCTTTTTTACAATcaattaatgttatcaactagttatacacTCTAACGCAATCatataacaattatttaccaaacaaggtcaTTATcacccttaaatttaatgtttagtaaattgatatttaactgAACGaccaaatttgaaacaaaattaatagtcaagATACCatttatgatcaaattaaaagtcaagaataaaaattaataaatactacCGGAGTAATAATTAATGGATCATTTACGATCCAATTATAAATGGAGATagaattgataaatataataatcaagGACCATTTCTTATCGGAATTAACTCTCAGAAATAATTTGAGGTAAAAATCATTTGAATAATTAGTATGCTATAAACTTATGgtttttataacaaaaataatcataaaatagATAtcctttaaaataaattaaagataatcttcaataatttattgctttaaccacatatatatttaatttttaaatcccGATATAAAAAGTAACCAGTCGAGACGCCAGGTTTAGTAAAAAGGGCCCATGTGATTTctcatcaatcattattgcatggatcatggtccacatagctgtgtgaatcaaaaataaaaaatacattatttttgtattgaaggtacattaattttatactgtagatatattattttagggtatattatttttgtattgaaggtacattatttgatatatactgtcaaataatgtacctacaatacaaaaataatgtactttttatttttggtccacacaactatggtCCATCAATAATTTGCCGTTTCTCATCATCATGTGCACTTTTAGttagaacattttttttttgtaacagtgAGGTTTCTATAAAACCCATACACACCCAAACTCTTTTCTTTCCCACACAACATCCCAATTGAAGATGGAAGAAGATCACCCAAACCCCTCTTCCTCATCTCAGACTATAATCATAACTGCACTCTCATCTCTTTCCCCTTCCCACCTCTCTCATCTCACCCACCACCTCTCCTCCGTCTTCCACCACCACTCCCGCCGCGTCTCCGCCCTCCTCTCCTCCCCCATCCTCTTCTCCCTCACTCTCCACCACCTCCACACCCTCTCCCTCCACCACAAATCTCTCCTCATCTCCCGCCACCTCCTCTCCAATCTCTCCCTCCTCGCCAATTACATCCACGGCCACGGATCACCGCAACCCCCCACCGCCCCCATGATGAAGCTCCGCGACCTCGAcgtcctcctcctcctcctcctcctctgcGAGCTCCACCAGCACGACCCCCACGCGCTCGACTCGCCGCCGTCACGGTGGCGCGTCGAGCTCTGCCGTCACGCGACTAAAAGCGCGTTGAGCCTCTCCAACATGGGCGTTTCCAATTGCGAAATTCTAATCAAGTACGTAGAGCTCGTGGCTAAGTGTAGGAACTTTGTTAACGCGATGGGCTGCGGCGGGGACGGGAAGGACGGCAGAGAAGTGTCGGCGTCGGTGGCGGCCGTGGTGGCGCTGCCGTCCGTGGAAGTGAGCGCGAGTGGGTGGGAGTGTGTGATATGTAAGGAGGAGATGAGAGAAGGAAGAGATGTTTGTGAACTGCCATGTCAGCATTTGTTTCATTGGATTTGTATATTGCCTTGGCTTAGGAAGAGGAATACGTGCCCCTGTTGCCG encodes:
- the LOC116028898 gene encoding E3 ubiquitin-protein ligase SGR9, amyloplastic, producing the protein MEEDHPNPSSSSQTIIITALSSLSPSHLSHLTHHLSSVFHHHSRRVSALLSSPILFSLTLHHLHTLSLHHKSLLISRHLLSNLSLLANYIHGHGSPQPPTAPMMKLRDLDVLLLLLLLCELHQHDPHALDSPPSRWRVELCRHATKSALSLSNMGVSNCEILIKYVELVAKCRNFVNAMGCGGDGKDGREVSASVAAVVALPSVEVSASGWECVICKEEMREGRDVCELPCQHLFHWICILPWLRKRNTCPCCRYKLPTDDVSGEIERLWAIFAAKTGGA